The genomic window GTGACAGGATATCACCATCTTGATGGCGGTCAAAGAAGGAAACGGTCAAGCGAGAAAGCTTGCCAAAAAGTCCCTTACGCATCTCATTTGTCGATTCAGCAATAATGCGGCTCATCAAGACCATATAGATGAGACTAGACACTACTAAAACTATCAAAATATAGGCAAGATTGACAAGGAGTCCCAAGAGACTTTGCCAAACCATGTCAGGATTTCCATCTTGATAAGCTATAACCAAATTAGCCAGTTCTGTGACTGTTTGACCTGCAAAAACTGGAAAGAGGGCTTGTGCTATCGTTGCAATGATAATCATAGCAATAACAACGACGAAGGATATCTTATAAACTTTAAAATAGTTCCAAAAGAATTCAAATGTCTTCATCCTACTCCTCCTTTCCTTTTTGCGTCTCGTAAATTTCACGATAAACTGGATTCGTTGCAACCAAGTCAGCATGCTTACCTTGACCAATCAAGCGACCTTGGTCAAGCACTAAAATTTTATCAGCATGAACAACAGAACTAATTTTTTGTGCGATGATAATCGTAGTCGTCCCCTTCAAATCCTTGTTGAGGGCTTCTTGGACCAAACGTTCTGATTTGGCATCAAGGGCAGAGGTTGAATCATCGAAAATCAATATCTTAGGATTGCTGACAATCCCACGCGCAATGGACATTCTTTGTTTTTGTCCACCAGAAAAGTTGGTCCCACGTTCTTCAACCGGACTTTCAAAGGCTAAGTCCATACGACTAATAAATTCACTGGCCTGGGCGATGCGAGCTGCGCGTTCCATTTCTGAAACTGTCGCATCTCCCTTACCTTGTCTGAGATTATCTGCAATGGTTCCACTAAAGAGAATGGCTTTTTGTAGGACGATAGAAACTGTCTTACGAAGCGTCCCTTCACTAACTGTCCGAATGTCCTTTCCACCAATCTTGATCGAACCTTGCTGAGGATCAAATAATCGTGGAATCAACTGAGCCAAGGTTGATTTCCCTGCACCAGTTGCTCCGACAACCCCAACCATTTCACCAGCTGCGATATCGAAGGATACATTCTTTAGGATAGGTTCTTCATCATTTGGATAGGTAAAGGTCACATTTTCAAAACTGAGACTTCCTTCCAATTCTTCATCTTCCACATCATTGAAAGTCATAGCTGGTTCTGTATCAAGGATTTCACGAATACGACGAAGGGAAATCATGGCACGAGTAACTGAGTTCCCCAAAAATCCAACCATGACGATGGTAAAGATAATCTGACTCAGGTAGTTTACAAAGGAAGCAATGGAACCAACTACTGACGGATCTGACTCTGCCATACCTGCTACAAGCCAGATTGAAAGAAAGACAGCCCCGTATGAAATCATCATCATTACAGGTTGAACGATAGAAAAGGCGTAGCCGATATAAAGGTTTTCACCCAGTAATTCATCGGATACCTGCGTAAACTTAGCAAACTGGTCTTTTTCTCGAACAAAAGACTTAACCACGCGCACACCACGTAAATTTTCTTTGGCAATGGCATTGATACGCTCCAATAAGGTCTGGAATTTTGCAAAGCGCGGTCCCATCATCCCCATCATAAGACCTGTCATGGCGACGATCAAAACGACCATAAGAACCAGCACCCACCACAACGAAGGTAGAGTGACAACGGCTAATATAAAGGAACCAATAAATAAAATCGGTAGTCGAAAGAGGATTTGGAAGGTCATCATAACGACGTTTTGAATCTGATTGATATCGTTGGTCATACGCACAACAAGGTTCCCTGCATTAAATTTCTCAATATTAGCGTATGAAAAAGTTTGAATCTTACGAAAGGCATCTTCCCGTAAGTCTGACGAAACTCCCTGAGCAATGTAGGCTGCTAATACAACATTAATTCCACCTGCGACTAGACCAATCAAGGCAACCAGGATTAACCAAAAACCGATATTGTAAATAGCTTCATTATCTCCTGCTAGCAAGGCCTCTAAAACTTCCTGCAAATAACGTGGTTGCAGGAGTGAACTCGTTACCATTAGACCTGTCATAATTAAGGAAGCCAGAGCCTGCCATTTATAGGCTTTTATTTTCTGAAACAGCATATTTCCCCCTTATAAGATAGACAAAAGGGAACGACAGCTCTGTCAGTCCCTTCTTATGCTTTCATGTTGATGCTATTCTAACAAAAAAGAATGCTATTGTCAAAGCACTCAGCTCTCGCAAGCTTGTGCAATGACGACATCAGCATTCTATCAATCCTTTAAAAATTCTTCTAAATTTAGTGCTGAATTTTATTGTTCTGAACTATCTTGCTCGTCTAGCTTAACTCGTCCAATTTCACGGTAGCTACAGTCCCCAACAATCTCAACTGAGAACTGACCATCTTGGTACTCGAGAATCGTCACACTTCCATTATCAAGACCATGCGGATGCATGCCGTTGATAAGATAGACAATGGTTCCGATTGTCATTCCATGGCTAACTACCAGAGCATTTCCTCCCCCATTAGCTTCCATTTCCTTGGCAATGGCTTCAAAACCTTCCCAGATACGACCACTTAGTTTTTCCCAGCCTTCAGCCCAGCCTGCTGTATCCACTTCTACCAGACCTTCAGCCAGCTCAGCATAGGACAAACGATGCACATGATCGACATTAAAGATACGAGGAATAATCCCCATAAATAAGTCCCCATCATAAGCACCATCAAAACTACCAAAGCACCATTCACGAATTCGCTTATCCATGCGATAAGGAATTTGCCCTGTCAAACCAAGTTCTTCAAGGATAATTCCCATTGTCTGAATGGTCCGCCCAGAATCGCTTGAATAAGCACGTTCAAAGGTTAAACCTGACTCCCGCAAACCAATCCCCAATTCATGAATGCCTCGTTCTCCATCAGCTGTTAGGGGAGTATCACTCCAACCTTGAGCACGACCAATCGTATTAAACATTGTTTTCCCATGACGTACTAGATACAATTTTACACTTGACATATTCCATCCTCCATATGTATCTATTATAGCATGATTTCAGACAAAAACCTCGTCCTAACTCACTGGCCTTCAACCTCACAATTGAAGCAAAAATCCAAGCTATTCCGTATCTTTCTTTGAAGGAGTAACTTCAGAAGACTTTGCAGTTTCTTTTTTGCCCCCTTCTTCTTTTTTCTCCTCATTTCCTTCTTTGGACTTATTTTCTGTCTTTTTAGTCTTATCTTCAGTTTTCTCCAAAGGTGAAAAACGAAATTCAAATTGATTTTTGCCACTAGTAACTATCGTTAAAAAGCCTTTTTCATCAGTATGATAAGTTGCTTTTCCGACATCAAATGACTGGACTCCAC from Streptococcus sp. oral taxon 061 includes these protein-coding regions:
- a CDS encoding ABC transporter ATP-binding protein encodes the protein MLFQKIKAYKWQALASLIMTGLMVTSSLLQPRYLQEVLEALLAGDNEAIYNIGFWLILVALIGLVAGGINVVLAAYIAQGVSSDLREDAFRKIQTFSYANIEKFNAGNLVVRMTNDINQIQNVVMMTFQILFRLPILFIGSFILAVVTLPSLWWVLVLMVVLIVAMTGLMMGMMGPRFAKFQTLLERINAIAKENLRGVRVVKSFVREKDQFAKFTQVSDELLGENLYIGYAFSIVQPVMMMISYGAVFLSIWLVAGMAESDPSVVGSIASFVNYLSQIIFTIVMVGFLGNSVTRAMISLRRIREILDTEPAMTFNDVEDEELEGSLSFENVTFTYPNDEEPILKNVSFDIAAGEMVGVVGATGAGKSTLAQLIPRLFDPQQGSIKIGGKDIRTVSEGTLRKTVSIVLQKAILFSGTIADNLRQGKGDATVSEMERAARIAQASEFISRMDLAFESPVEERGTNFSGGQKQRMSIARGIVSNPKILIFDDSTSALDAKSERLVQEALNKDLKGTTTIIIAQKISSVVHADKILVLDQGRLIGQGKHADLVATNPVYREIYETQKGKEE
- a CDS encoding histidine phosphatase family protein, producing the protein MSSVKLYLVRHGKTMFNTIGRAQGWSDTPLTADGERGIHELGIGLRESGLTFERAYSSDSGRTIQTMGIILEELGLTGQIPYRMDKRIREWCFGSFDGAYDGDLFMGIIPRIFNVDHVHRLSYAELAEGLVEVDTAGWAEGWEKLSGRIWEGFEAIAKEMEANGGGNALVVSHGMTIGTIVYLINGMHPHGLDNGSVTILEYQDGQFSVEIVGDCSYREIGRVKLDEQDSSEQ
- the comGG gene encoding competence type IV pilus minor pilin ComGG — translated: MLKKKKVRAGVLLYAITIAGIFSLLLQFYLNRQVAHHQDYALNKEKLLAFAMAKRTYEKANSESGVQSFDVGKATYHTDEKGFLTIVTSGKNQFEFRFSPLEKTEDKTKKTENKSKEGNEEKKEEGGKKETAKSSEVTPSKKDTE